One part of the Oceanihabitans sp. IOP_32 genome encodes these proteins:
- a CDS encoding citrate synthase has product MSNKATLEINGNTHELPIIAGTENEYALDIKSLRSDTGGYITLDAGYKNTGSCESEITFLDGEKGILRYRGYSIEELAEKASFLEVAYLLIFGELPTNKQLERFHSDIRKQSLVDDDVKKIVDAYPRFAHPMGVLSSLTSALTAFNPSSVNVDSEEDMYNAIVKILGKFPVLVAWTMRKKQGLPLGYGDNTLGYVDNLLKMMFEKPNEEFVHNKIIIEALNKLLILHADHEQNCSTSTVRIVGSSHAGLFASLSAGISALWGPLHGGANQAVLEMLEDIKADGGDTKKYMAKAKDKDDPFRLMGFGHRVYKNFDPRAKIIKKSADEVLGDLGVEDPILEIAKSLEQEALSDPYFVKRKLYPNVDFYSGIIYRAMGIPTDMFTVMFALGRLPGWIAQWREMRLRKEPIGRPRQLYIGKTHRPFKSIDKR; this is encoded by the coding sequence ATGTCAAATAAAGCTACGTTAGAAATTAACGGTAACACGCATGAACTCCCAATAATTGCTGGAACAGAAAATGAATATGCCTTAGATATAAAATCATTAAGAAGTGATACAGGTGGTTATATAACTTTAGATGCCGGATATAAAAACACAGGATCGTGTGAAAGTGAAATTACATTTTTAGATGGTGAAAAAGGAATTTTAAGATATAGAGGTTACAGTATAGAGGAATTGGCAGAAAAAGCTAGTTTTTTGGAGGTTGCTTATTTGCTCATATTTGGAGAATTACCAACTAATAAGCAGTTAGAGCGGTTCCATTCAGACATACGTAAACAATCTTTAGTAGATGACGATGTAAAGAAAATTGTTGATGCTTACCCTAGGTTTGCACATCCTATGGGAGTTTTATCTTCCTTAACAAGTGCCTTAACAGCCTTTAATCCGTCTTCTGTGAATGTAGATTCCGAAGAAGATATGTATAATGCCATTGTGAAAATATTAGGAAAATTTCCTGTATTAGTAGCTTGGACCATGCGTAAAAAACAGGGCTTACCTCTAGGTTATGGCGACAATACCTTGGGTTATGTTGACAATCTTCTAAAAATGATGTTCGAAAAACCCAATGAAGAATTTGTTCACAATAAAATTATTATCGAAGCCTTAAATAAATTATTAATTCTTCATGCCGATCATGAGCAAAACTGTTCGACCTCTACGGTTAGAATTGTTGGTTCGTCTCACGCTGGTTTATTTGCTTCTTTATCTGCTGGTATTTCGGCGTTATGGGGCCCATTACACGGTGGCGCAAATCAGGCCGTTTTAGAAATGCTTGAAGACATAAAAGCAGATGGTGGAGATACTAAAAAATATATGGCCAAAGCTAAAGATAAGGACGACCCGTTTAGATTAATGGGCTTTGGACATCGCGTGTACAAAAACTTCGATCCTCGTGCAAAAATTATTAAAAAATCGGCCGATGAAGTCTTAGGAGACTTGGGTGTAGAAGATCCTATTTTAGAAATCGCCAAATCTCTCGAACAAGAAGCTTTAAGTGATCCCTATTTTGTAAAGCGAAAACTGTATCCTAATGTCGATTTTTATTCTGGTATCATTTACAGAGCTATGGGTATTCCTACTGATATGTTTACCGTAATGTTTGCTTTAGGACGTTTGCCAGGTTGGATTGCACAATGGAGGGAAATGCGACTGCGAAAAGAACCCATTGGACGACCAAGACAACTTTATATTGGAAAAACACATAGACCTTTTAAGTCAATTGATAAACGATAA
- a CDS encoding dimethylarginine dimethylaminohydrolase family protein — protein MLKLNIKNETARLRAVVLGIADSNGPTPQVEECYDPKSIEHVKAGTYPKEADMIKEMEALAAVFKKYNVQVFRPELIKDCNQIFSRDIAFVIDDKMIKANILPDREAEFKAINYIWNQVEASNRMVLPEACHIEGGDVMPWNDYIFIGTYSGDDYPNYITARTNTAAVKAIQELFPEKTVKSFELRKSNINPKENALHLDCCFQPIGTNKAILHKNGFLVESEYQWLVDFFGAENIFEITKEEMYAMNSNIFSIAEDVIVSEQNFTRLNTWLRHQGFNVEEVPYAEIAKQSGLLRCSTMPLIRD, from the coding sequence ATGCTTAAATTAAATATTAAAAATGAAACAGCTCGTCTACGAGCCGTTGTCCTTGGAATAGCAGATAGTAATGGTCCAACACCGCAGGTTGAGGAATGTTACGATCCTAAAAGTATCGAACATGTTAAAGCTGGAACTTATCCGAAAGAGGCGGATATGATTAAAGAAATGGAGGCTCTCGCTGCCGTCTTTAAAAAATATAATGTTCAAGTTTTTAGGCCAGAACTTATAAAGGATTGCAATCAAATATTTTCCAGAGATATTGCCTTTGTGATCGATGATAAAATGATAAAGGCCAATATTCTACCCGATAGAGAGGCAGAATTTAAAGCTATAAATTATATCTGGAATCAAGTCGAAGCTAGTAACAGAATGGTGTTACCAGAGGCCTGTCATATAGAAGGTGGCGATGTTATGCCATGGAACGATTATATTTTTATTGGTACCTACTCAGGAGACGATTATCCAAACTATATTACGGCGCGAACCAATACGGCTGCCGTAAAAGCCATTCAGGAATTGTTTCCAGAAAAAACGGTGAAGTCTTTCGAGTTAAGAAAATCTAATATTAACCCCAAAGAGAATGCCTTGCATCTAGATTGTTGTTTTCAACCCATCGGAACAAATAAAGCCATACTTCATAAAAATGGCTTTTTAGTTGAAAGTGAATACCAATGGTTAGTTGATTTTTTTGGAGCAGAAAATATATTTGAAATTACCAAAGAAGAAATGTACGCTATGAATAGCAATATTTTTTCAATTGCTGAAGATGTGATTGTTTCAGAACAAAATTTCACGCGATTAAACACCTGGTTACGCCACCAAGGTTTTAACGTTGAGGAAGTCCCTTATGCTGAAATAGCCAAGCAAAGCGGTTTATTACGCTGTTCGACAATGCCTTTAATTAGAGATTAA
- a CDS encoding type I restriction endonuclease subunit R, translated as MTTQPEQILENNLVAQLQKLGYKKVVIKNESDLLDNLKRQLEIHNKTILSDSDFKQILNYINKGNVFERAKILRDRVPYTNDQGEHKTIELINQIHWCQNEFQVTQQVEMEGAYKNRYDVTILINGLPLVQIELKRRGLELKEAFNQTNRYERHSYGAGQGLFQFIQIFVISNGVNTKYYANSPLKARSFKQTFYWSDVENKLNTQLSTFADIFLEPCHISKMICKYVVLNESQKILMVLRPYQFYAVEAIIERVKNTTDYGYVWHTTGSGKTLTSFKAAQILTNLPQVHKVVFVVDRRDLDYQTTKEFNAFSKGSIDGTNNTNTLVKQMVGDNKLIVTTIQKLNTAISKKRYLSRMETLKDERIVFIFDECHRSQFGKTHETIKRFFSNCQMFGFTGTPIFEANAGKNEYGKRTTTMLFDKILHKYVITDAIRDENVLKFSIEYISTFKKKDHILDIDVEAIDEAEVMNAPERLNNIVDYIITNHKRKTHSREFTGIFAVSNIDTLIEYYQLFHQKKKKGEHNLRIATIFSYQSNEDDKEAIGDTFIDDEFLNNDAYSIAAEPQTKYLSVEQAGGNQHSREYLEDFIVHYNKQFSTNFTTKDSKSFYNYYNDVAKRVKHKQIDVLLVVNMFLTGFDSKALNTLYVDKNLRYHGLIQAYSRTNRILNELKSQGNIVCFRNLKGATDEAISLFSNINAKDEIIMQPYEEYVAKFNQAFIALLQIAPTVNSVNDLPSEEEELEFIKAFRELMRLKNVLATFTEFDFVDLTMDEQHFEDYKSKYLDLYDKAKSAQAKEKVSILQDVDFELELIHRDEINVAYILKLLAKLKDANVEEQEQQKKAILELMSGDTQMRSKRELIERFIQENLPQIDDSEDIPDEFANYWSKERIAAIENLSEEENLDAEKLQEVIGNYLFTEKKPLRDEIIGMLKDRPSLKDRKTIAERVTEKIVGFVETFISGITRP; from the coding sequence ATGACTACACAGCCAGAACAAATATTAGAAAACAACCTAGTTGCTCAATTACAAAAATTGGGTTACAAAAAAGTGGTTATCAAGAATGAAAGCGACCTTTTAGATAATCTAAAACGTCAATTAGAAATTCATAATAAAACTATTCTTTCAGATAGTGATTTTAAGCAAATACTTAACTACATCAACAAAGGCAATGTATTTGAACGTGCAAAAATTTTGCGAGACCGTGTTCCCTATACCAACGACCAAGGCGAACATAAAACCATTGAGCTAATCAATCAAATACATTGGTGCCAAAACGAATTTCAAGTTACCCAACAAGTAGAAATGGAAGGCGCCTACAAAAATAGATACGATGTAACCATTTTAATAAACGGCTTACCGTTGGTTCAAATTGAGCTAAAAAGAAGAGGTTTAGAACTAAAGGAGGCCTTTAACCAAACCAACCGTTACGAACGCCATTCTTACGGAGCAGGACAAGGTTTATTTCAATTTATACAAATCTTCGTCATTAGCAATGGCGTCAATACAAAATACTACGCCAACAGCCCATTAAAGGCTCGATCGTTTAAACAAACCTTTTACTGGAGTGATGTTGAGAACAAACTTAACACACAATTATCCACTTTTGCCGATATATTTTTAGAGCCTTGCCATATTTCGAAAATGATTTGTAAATATGTGGTGCTTAACGAATCGCAAAAAATATTGATGGTGCTTCGCCCCTACCAATTTTATGCAGTAGAAGCTATTATTGAGCGCGTGAAGAATACAACAGACTATGGTTATGTATGGCACACCACAGGTTCAGGCAAAACCTTGACTTCTTTTAAAGCAGCACAAATATTAACCAATTTGCCACAAGTGCACAAGGTGGTTTTTGTGGTGGACCGTAGAGATTTAGATTATCAAACCACCAAAGAGTTTAACGCCTTTAGCAAAGGAAGTATCGACGGTACAAACAACACCAATACTTTGGTAAAACAAATGGTTGGCGATAACAAACTTATAGTAACTACCATTCAAAAACTGAATACCGCAATAAGCAAAAAAAGGTATTTAAGCAGAATGGAGACATTAAAAGACGAACGTATTGTTTTCATTTTTGATGAATGCCACCGTTCTCAATTTGGGAAAACACACGAAACCATTAAAAGGTTCTTTAGCAATTGTCAAATGTTCGGTTTTACAGGCACGCCAATTTTTGAAGCCAATGCAGGAAAAAATGAGTATGGTAAGCGAACAACGACCATGCTTTTCGATAAAATTTTGCACAAATATGTGATTACAGATGCCATAAGAGATGAAAACGTATTAAAATTTTCAATCGAATACATCAGTACTTTCAAGAAGAAAGACCATATTTTAGATATAGACGTAGAAGCTATTGATGAAGCAGAAGTTATGAACGCGCCAGAGCGTTTAAATAACATTGTGGATTATATTATAACCAATCATAAACGCAAGACACATAGCAGAGAGTTTACAGGCATATTTGCGGTTTCTAATATTGACACTTTAATTGAGTATTACCAATTATTTCATCAGAAAAAGAAAAAAGGAGAACATAATTTGCGAATAGCCACCATATTTTCATATCAATCTAATGAAGATGATAAAGAGGCCATTGGAGATACATTTATTGACGATGAATTTTTAAATAATGACGCATACAGTATTGCGGCCGAACCACAAACAAAATACCTTTCTGTTGAACAGGCAGGTGGCAACCAACATTCACGAGAATATTTGGAAGACTTTATAGTTCATTACAACAAACAGTTTAGTACAAATTTTACAACTAAAGATAGTAAGAGTTTTTACAACTATTACAACGACGTTGCAAAGCGGGTTAAACACAAACAAATAGATGTTTTGTTAGTTGTAAATATGTTTTTAACAGGTTTTGATAGCAAAGCACTAAACACACTTTACGTAGATAAAAATTTACGCTATCACGGTTTAATACAAGCCTATTCGCGAACCAATAGAATTTTGAATGAGTTAAAATCGCAAGGAAATATTGTATGTTTCAGGAATTTGAAAGGAGCGACAGATGAAGCCATTTCGCTTTTTTCAAATATCAATGCGAAAGATGAAATCATAATGCAACCTTATGAAGAATATGTTGCAAAATTTAATCAGGCATTTATCGCATTGTTACAAATAGCACCTACTGTAAATAGCGTGAATGACCTTCCAAGTGAAGAGGAAGAGTTGGAGTTCATCAAAGCGTTTAGGGAGTTAATGCGATTAAAAAACGTATTAGCAACTTTTACTGAATTTGATTTTGTGGACTTAACGATGGACGAACAGCATTTTGAAGATTACAAGTCCAAATATCTAGACCTTTACGACAAAGCAAAATCGGCTCAAGCAAAAGAGAAAGTATCCATTCTTCAAGATGTCGATTTTGAATTGGAATTGATACACAGAGATGAAATCAATGTCGCTTATATTTTGAAACTCTTAGCAAAACTTAAAGATGCTAATGTTGAAGAACAAGAACAACAGAAAAAGGCAATTTTAGAATTAATGTCGGGAGACACGCAGATGCGCAGCAAACGTGAACTGATTGAACGATTCATTCAAGAAAATTTACCGCAAATTGATGATTCTGAAGATATTCCAGATGAGTTTGCCAATTATTGGAGTAAAGAAAGAATTGCTGCAATTGAAAATTTGAGCGAGGAAGAAAATTTGGATGCTGAAAAACTACAAGAGGTTATCGGGAATTATTTGTTTACCGAAAAGAAGCCATTACGAGACGAAATAATTGGGATGTTGAAAGACCGACCAAGTTTGAAAGACCGAAAAACAATAGCTGAACGAGTGACAGAAAAAATAGTTGGATTTGTAGAAACATTTATCAGTGGAATTACAAGACCATAA
- a CDS encoding SsrA-binding protein, translating into MKKQVFKFLTKLNKMVLPSYSKKQLDLSKATKLQLAIFGWRVYVTKNALD; encoded by the coding sequence ATGAAAAAGCAAGTATTCAAGTTTTTAACAAAGCTTAATAAAATGGTGTTACCAAGTTATTCTAAAAAACAGTTAGACTTAAGTAAAGCCACCAAATTACAACTGGCCATTTTTGGTTGGCGTGTTTATGTTACCAAAAATGCTTTAGATTAA
- a CDS encoding transposase, protein MKNKLPNRKSIRLKGYDYSQAGLYFVTICTQNRAHLFGNIKNGEMILNDAGKMVETEWMKLTDRYKNIQLHEYVVMPNHFHAIFQIVGATLVVDPDNGQPQGIAPTPGIAPTEGIAPTPGIAPTGKRLGDMVGAFKSITTVNYIRHIKTNDWPRFYGKLWQRNYWEHIIRNEFAYNRISQYIINNPVKWEKDKLNNGRGNTVMEPSADYGNENWNNYL, encoded by the coding sequence ATGAAGAATAAATTACCCAATAGAAAATCCATACGATTAAAAGGCTACGATTATTCGCAGGCAGGGTTGTATTTTGTGACCATTTGTACGCAAAACCGCGCCCATTTATTCGGTAACATTAAAAATGGTGAAATGATATTGAATGATGCAGGTAAAATGGTCGAAACCGAATGGATGAAATTAACCGATCGATATAAAAATATACAATTACACGAATACGTGGTAATGCCCAACCATTTCCACGCCATATTTCAAATCGTAGGGGCGACCCTCGTGGTCGACCCTGATAACGGGCAACCACAAGGGATTGCCCCGACGCCGGGGATTGCCCCGACGGAAGGGATTGCCCCAACGCCGGGGATTGCCCCGACGGGAAAAAGATTGGGCGATATGGTTGGGGCATTCAAATCCATCACGACGGTAAATTATATCCGCCATATAAAAACCAACGATTGGCCGCGTTTTTATGGTAAATTATGGCAACGTAATTATTGGGAACACATCATTCGAAATGAATTCGCATATAATCGTATCTCACAATACATTATTAACAATCCTGTAAAATGGGAAAAGGATAAATTGAATAATGGTCGTGGTAATACGGTAATGGAACCATCTGCCGATTATGGAAATGAAAATTGGAACAACTATTTATGA
- the manA gene encoding mannose-6-phosphate isomerase, class I: protein MSKLFALKGEIQNYAWGGTNFIPDLLGIGSTSEKYAEYWLGAHKKAPAVITTATGKQELDAYILANPIKSLGAEVAHKFGGLPFLFKVLDVHEMLSIQVHPTKKEAEKGFKRENALGIPLTAAHRNYKDDNHKPEIMVALSDFWLLHGFLSQEKLIKRLKEVSELTHLLPVFKEEGYLGLYKTVMEQSVEETNRILSPLAKRIMPLYLEGKLDKMSPDYWAAKAMDATKDKQELDKGIYSVYFFNIVKTNKDEAVFQDAGIPHAYLEGQNIELMANSDNVLRGGLTPKHVDVPELLKHIAFEETIPNVMRGHVQADGLERIYKTPAPDFELSKIDLIKADIYQSKAKTAQIIMVIDGEAEITESETVLQMGKGDSVFLEADAEYSITTTSNATLYKATTP from the coding sequence ATGTCTAAATTATTTGCACTTAAAGGAGAAATACAAAATTACGCATGGGGTGGTACAAATTTTATTCCTGATTTATTGGGAATTGGTAGTACGAGCGAAAAATATGCAGAATATTGGTTAGGCGCTCATAAAAAAGCCCCTGCTGTAATTACTACAGCCACTGGTAAACAGGAGCTTGATGCTTACATCTTGGCAAATCCTATTAAAAGTTTGGGAGCAGAGGTTGCGCATAAATTTGGAGGCTTACCCTTTTTGTTTAAAGTGCTCGATGTACACGAGATGTTGTCTATACAAGTACATCCCACTAAAAAAGAAGCCGAGAAAGGCTTTAAACGCGAAAACGCTTTGGGTATTCCGTTAACCGCAGCACATAGAAACTATAAAGACGATAACCATAAACCAGAAATTATGGTGGCTTTAAGCGATTTTTGGCTGTTACACGGCTTCTTGTCTCAGGAAAAACTTATAAAACGATTAAAAGAAGTTTCAGAATTAACACATTTGCTGCCTGTTTTTAAAGAAGAAGGGTATCTGGGTTTATATAAAACCGTGATGGAACAGTCGGTAGAAGAAACGAATCGCATATTATCGCCATTGGCAAAGCGCATTATGCCTTTATACTTAGAAGGTAAGCTAGATAAAATGAGCCCAGATTATTGGGCAGCAAAAGCCATGGACGCCACAAAAGATAAGCAGGAATTAGATAAAGGCATTTACTCGGTTTACTTTTTCAATATTGTTAAAACCAATAAAGACGAAGCCGTTTTTCAAGACGCAGGTATTCCTCACGCTTATTTGGAAGGGCAAAATATAGAGCTTATGGCCAATTCAGATAATGTTTTACGTGGCGGATTAACACCAAAACATGTTGACGTACCCGAGTTGTTAAAACATATTGCTTTTGAAGAAACCATTCCAAATGTGATGCGAGGACACGTGCAGGCCGATGGTCTTGAACGAATTTATAAAACACCAGCACCAGATTTTGAATTGAGTAAAATAGATTTAATAAAAGCCGATATTTACCAATCTAAAGCAAAAACTGCCCAAATTATTATGGTTATTGATGGCGAAGCAGAAATTACAGAAAGCGAAACGGTATTACAAATGGGCAAGGGCGATTCGGTGTTTTTAGAAGCAGATGCTGAGTATAGCATAACGACAACATCTAATGCAACCCTATACAAAGCCACAACACCTTAG